One genomic window of Nakamurella panacisegetis includes the following:
- the narI gene encoding respiratory nitrate reductase subunit gamma, translated as MNAAAVFWDVVPYVAIAILVVGTWWRYRYDKFGWTTRSSQLYESRLLRIGSPLFHFGILVVIFGHVIGLLIPESWTTALGLSQTAYHIQAVVLGTIAGIATLGGAAILVYRRRAKGPVFTATTRNDKLMYAVLLLAIVAGLATTLLGSGLVGEEHNYRLTVSVWFRSIFILQPDGEAMTLAPISYQIHAIIGMTLFALWPFTRLVHAFSAPVAYLFRPYIVYRSRAAGRPGAPIGSEPRRRGW; from the coding sequence GTGAACGCCGCCGCCGTTTTCTGGGACGTCGTGCCCTATGTCGCCATCGCCATCCTCGTGGTGGGAACCTGGTGGCGCTACCGGTACGACAAGTTCGGCTGGACCACCCGTTCCTCGCAGCTGTACGAGAGCCGGTTGCTGCGCATCGGTAGTCCCCTGTTCCACTTCGGCATCCTGGTGGTGATCTTCGGTCACGTCATCGGCCTGCTGATCCCCGAGTCGTGGACCACCGCTCTGGGCCTGAGTCAGACGGCCTACCACATCCAAGCCGTGGTCCTCGGCACCATCGCGGGGATCGCGACTCTCGGCGGGGCGGCGATCCTGGTCTACCGGCGTCGCGCCAAGGGACCGGTGTTCACCGCGACCACGCGGAACGACAAGCTCATGTACGCAGTTCTCCTCCTGGCCATCGTGGCCGGCCTGGCCACGACGCTGCTGGGATCCGGACTCGTGGGAGAGGAACACAACTATCGGCTCACGGTGTCCGTCTGGTTCAGGTCCATCTTCATCCTGCAACCCGACGGCGAGGCGATGACACTGGCGCCGATTTCCTACCAGATCCACGCCATCATCGGCATGACACTGTTCGCACTGTGGCCGTTCACGCGACTCGTGCACGCCTTCAGCGCCCCGGTCGCCTACCTGTTCCGCCCGTACATCGTCTACCGATCCCGAGCCGCCGGCCGCCCTGGCGCACCCATCGGGTCCGAGCCCCGCCGCCGAGGCTGGTGA